The nucleotide sequence TTCGCCGACGACGACTCGTGGTGGGCCCCCGGGGACCTCGCCCGCGCGGTCGCGATCCTGCGGGCACATCCGCGCCTGGCGCTGGTCAACGCGCGGATCCTGGTCGGCCCGGAGCAGCGCCTGGACCCGGTCTGCGCCGAGATGGCCGCCAGCCCGCTGGGCACCGCGCCCGACCTGCCCGGCCCCTCCCTGCTCGGCTTCGTCGCCTGCGCCGCGATCGTGCGCACCGAGGCGTTCGAGGCGGTCGGCGGGTTCGACCCGGTGGTGCGGTTCCCCGGGGAGGAGGAGCGGCTGGCGCTCGACCTGGCCGCCGCAGGCTGGGGGCTGGCCTACGTCGACGAGGTGACCGTGCACCACCACCCCTCCCCCCGCCGGGAGGCGCCGGACCGCCGGCAGGCCGGTCTCTGGCGCAGCCGCCTGCTCACCGCGCTGATGCGGCTGCCCGCCGGTTCCGTCGCCGGCGTGGTCGCCGGCGCGGTGCGCACCGGCCGCCCCGGTGTCGAGGGGCTGGTGCGGGCGCTGCCGGACGTGCCCGCCGCGCTCCGCAGGCGCCGGCCGGTGCCCGCGGACGTGCTGGCCCAGCTGCGCGTGCTCGCCGGGGAGCAGGCGTGACCGCGGCCGAGCCCGGCACCCGGGCGGCCACCGACGCCCGGCGCGACCCGCGCGTCGCCGTCGTCGTCATCACGCACCAGCGCCGCGACGAGCTGCTCGTCGCCCTCGAGCGCCTGATCGCCCTGCCGGAGCAGCCGC is from Blastococcus sp. HT6-4 and encodes:
- a CDS encoding glycosyltransferase — protein: MTALPADRPRPPAADVTVVVASRNRRDDLLASLPRHEAPVVLVDNASTDDTLAAVGEAHPEVTLLPLERNEGAHGRTLGAARARTPFLAFADDDSWWAPGDLARAVAILRAHPRLALVNARILVGPEQRLDPVCAEMAASPLGTAPDLPGPSLLGFVACAAIVRTEAFEAVGGFDPVVRFPGEEERLALDLAAAGWGLAYVDEVTVHHHPSPRREAPDRRQAGLWRSRLLTALMRLPAGSVAGVVAGAVRTGRPGVEGLVRALPDVPAALRRRRPVPADVLAQLRVLAGEQA